AATTCTAGCAAATTCAGAATTTATTTTTTTAAACCGATAAGACTCTCTTTCTCAATTACATGATCACACTTATAACTATTTCGAGTTTCCACTTTCTGAAAATCAAAAAGATAGTTTATCGACTCAATCATCATATCAACACTACTATCATTTGACAATTTTTTCATCTTCTTACTCATTCCATGTAGAAATTTTTTGACAGATTTTTGTGCAATTCTCTCAATTTTTTCTCGTTCATTTTCTGAAATATAGCCTTTCTGTAGAGAATATTCTATTTCGTCTTTTACACTCTCATCAGCTTTTAAATAGATATTTTTGATAAGTGGCTCGACTGAAAGAGTTGAAATCCATTTAAAAAATCGTCCAGTAAAATCACCAACTATTTTATGTGCGGATTCGATTTCCTCTTTTCGTTCAAGTTCATTTTTTCTCACACTCTCCTGTAAATCATCAATTCTAAAAATAGAAATGTTCTCAAAATTACAATTTTCAATATCCTTTGGAACAGCAAGGTCAAACCAAAACCTCTGAAAATCAACATTTTTAATCATAAAATTGCGAATTATCGGTTCTTCTGAAGAAGTTGCTGAAAAAACCAAATCATTTGAATTGATAAGATTTTCAAGTTCAACAAAATCATGAACTTCAACACCTGCGACCTCATCGGCAATCTCTTTTGCTTTTGACCGTGTCCGATTTATAATCGTAACTTTAACACCTGCCGAATGCAAATATTGAGAAACAAGCCGACTCATTTCTCCAGAACCAATAACAAGTGCCGAAACATTTTTTCCATCAACTAATTCTAAAGCTTTTGAAACTGAAACACTTGCAATTGATACTTTCTTCTTTGAAATCGCAGTTTGTTGTCGAACTTCCGCCGAACACCGAAAACTATAATGAATTGCTCGAGAAATTTTTTGCCCCACAAATCCACCTTCAAATGCAAACTTGAAAGCATCTTTAATTTGTCCAACAATTTGAGTCTCCCCAATTACAAGCGAATGCAAAGACGACACAACTGAAAAAAGATGATAAATCGCCTCTTCCCGCCGAGAAATAGAAACAATTTCTAAAAGCTTTTCAAACGGTAATCCGCTGTGTTGCGAAATATCATAAAGTAGCGACCGTTCGCTTTTCTCAATTTTGTCCGCCGTAATAAAAAACTCGACTCGATTGCATGTGTTCAAAATCATAATTTCGTTCAAATAGACTTTTGCTCGAGTCATAAATTCAGAAAGTTTTCTATCGTCCTGAAATGAAATCTTGTCCCGATCGACAATATTTGTGTTTTTGTGCGAAAATGAGAGTAATAAATATTCCATTACGAACTCCTTTCAATAAGGGTTTCGACAATCTTTTTTAGCTCCACATCTTTTTCGTTAATTGAATTTAGAGCTTTTTCCGAAAACTCTTTTGCTAAATCGAGAGCTTTTTGTAGAGAACCACTTGTTTCTAACTCTTCTAAAATCCATTCACTTTCACTTTCTGAAAGCTCTTTTTTGTGAAAACTCTCAATAATTGCTTTTGTGCTTCGATCCGATTTTTGGTGTAAATAGATATAAGGAAGAGTTGTTTTTCCCTCAACAAAATCATTCATTGCAGGTTTTCCAAGTTGCTCAGAACTTGAAACAATGTCTAAAATATCATCAATAATTTGAAAAGCGAGACCTAAATTTTTTCCATATTCACCAAATTTTTCATCATCTCGACCTGAAATAATTGCCGAAGCACGACACGATGATTCTATTAAAGATGCTGTTTTTTTATAAATCATATCAATATATAAATATTCATCTACCGAAAAACTTTTTGACAAATTTACATCTAAAATTTCACCAATTGATAATTTTGTAACAGCTCCTGCAATAATTTCTATTATTTCTT
Above is a genomic segment from Thiovulum sp. ES containing:
- a CDS encoding glutamyl-tRNA reductase (PFAM: Shikimate / quinate 5-dehydrogenase; Glutamyl-tRNAGlu reductase, N-terminal domain; Glutamyl-tRNAGlu reductase, dimerisation domain~TIGRFAM: glutamyl-tRNA reductase), coding for MEYLLLSFSHKNTNIVDRDKISFQDDRKLSEFMTRAKVYLNEIMILNTCNRVEFFITADKIEKSERSLLYDISQHSGLPFEKLLEIVSISRREEAIYHLFSVVSSLHSLVIGETQIVGQIKDAFKFAFEGGFVGQKISRAIHYSFRCSAEVRQQTAISKKKVSIASVSVSKALELVDGKNVSALVIGSGEMSRLVSQYLHSAGVKVTIINRTRSKAKEIADEVAGVEVHDFVELENLINSNDLVFSATSSEEPIIRNFMIKNVDFQRFWFDLAVPKDIENCNFENISIFRIDDLQESVRKNELERKEEIESAHKIVGDFTGRFFKWISTLSVEPLIKNIYLKADESVKDEIEYSLQKGYISENEREKIERIAQKSVKKFLHGMSKKMKKLSNDSSVDMMIESINYLFDFQKVETRNSYKCDHVIEKESLIGLKK
- a CDS encoding geranylgeranyl pyrophosphate synthase (PFAM: Polyprenyl synthetase), with translation MKKEEFLNKVKKQISFWVDSLNDKYISETFQTIQTGKMVRSRLMHLIGGEKFENEMVELSAIVEIIHLASLLHDDVIDDSETRRGVPSVNATEGSKISIMLGDILYSKAFVELGKYDKEIIEIIAGAVTKLSIGEILDVNLSKSFSVDEYLYIDMIYKKTASLIESSCRASAIISGRDDEKFGEYGKNLGLAFQIIDDILDIVSSSEQLGKPAMNDFVEGKTTLPYIYLHQKSDRSTKAIIESFHKKELSESESEWILEELETSGSLQKALDLAKEFSEKALNSINEKDVELKKIVETLIERSS